The following proteins come from a genomic window of Pyxidicoccus sp. MSG2:
- a CDS encoding SRPBCC family protein produces the protein MRRPSFVYVLYIATTPEKLWSALTDGTLTREYWGGRQVESDWKPGSPVLWRKLNGQHDVGRARVVEATPPQTLVLDWTTQPEAGAPVPPATRVTFSIQPAGPKNVKLTVIHDEYEPGSVVGEDARQGWSAILSSLKTYLETGEALDISKRFAAEGH, from the coding sequence ATGCGTAGGCCCAGCTTTGTCTATGTGCTGTACATCGCCACGACGCCGGAGAAGCTCTGGAGCGCCCTCACCGACGGAACGCTCACCCGCGAGTACTGGGGGGGCCGTCAGGTGGAGTCCGACTGGAAGCCAGGCTCTCCGGTGCTCTGGCGCAAGCTGAATGGCCAGCACGACGTGGGGCGGGCCCGGGTGGTGGAGGCCACGCCGCCCCAGACGTTGGTGCTGGACTGGACGACGCAGCCGGAGGCGGGCGCGCCCGTGCCGCCAGCCACCCGTGTCACCTTCAGCATCCAGCCCGCGGGGCCGAAGAACGTGAAGCTCACCGTCATCCACGACGAGTACGAGCCGGGGAGCGTCGTCGGGGAGGACGCGCGCCAGGGGTGGTCCGCCATCCTCTCAAGTCTCAAGACGTACCTGGAGACGGGCGAGGCGCTCGACATCTCCAAGC
- a CDS encoding ArsR/SmtB family transcription factor, with translation MSNDLDGVFKALADPSRRLLLDALFERNGQTLGELCGQLDMTRQAVTKHLVVLEEAQLVAVVWRGREKLHYLNPVPIHAIAERWIGKFERQRLTALGDLKKALEEDNDA, from the coding sequence ATGAGCAATGACCTGGACGGGGTGTTCAAGGCGCTCGCGGACCCGAGCCGGCGGCTGTTGCTGGATGCGCTGTTCGAGCGCAACGGGCAGACGCTGGGGGAGTTGTGCGGGCAGTTGGACATGACGCGGCAGGCGGTGACCAAGCACCTCGTGGTGCTGGAAGAGGCGCAGCTCGTCGCAGTCGTGTGGCGGGGGCGCGAGAAGCTGCACTACCTGAATCCGGTGCCCATCCACGCCATCGCCGAGCGGTGGATTGGCAAGTTCGAGCGCCAGCGTCTCACCGCGCTCGGTGACCTCAAGAAGGCTCTGGAGGAGGACAACGATGCGTAG
- a CDS encoding PAS domain S-box protein, translating to MARLRDSPEDPACIDADFRKQSRVLESVFASISEGVVVADEHGYFQLFNPMAESILGTGMTDAPLPQWPDIYGFYLPDTQTPYPAEQLPMARAIRGEDVNQAEIYMRSPARPAGAWLLVSARPVRDGAGMLRGGVSVFNDVTRFKRALDRLRKGEEQYRSLYSSTPVMMHSIDREGRLISVSDYWLSTMGYKREEVIGRSSVEFMTPESRRYARDVVLPEYFRTGACKDVPYRMVKKGGELIDVLLSAIAERDTGGNVTRSLAVLIDVTERKRVEEALLESEKRLRAILDNAPTVFFLLDPRERYIFVNRQWERLFHRTRQEVAGKSAYDVFGKALAEPLHQTNQEVIQTGESLVREERIPQDDGLHTFLTQKFPLIDSSGHLYALCGISTDITERKQAEVAQRFLAEASRELVTSLDVAATLQRVTELAVPTLADLCVVFMPGEDASLRPVAIADSSPELALQVREFLQLHPPAPDAARGPSWVMSTGRSEASRESRGMLSPEALEAPRWLALRPLQDRPSLSVPLRARGRILGVLSLVSAQSDLADALPELSLVEELGRRAAFAIDNAQLYTKAQESIRTRDEFLSIASHELKTPLTSMKLRAQQMERTLSRPHDGPQLALKVSGMLEVFDEQLKRLTHLVEHLLDVSRIDDSRIALRLEELDLSELARGVVAHVREQLKRTDCALTLVAGEPVVGWWDRLRLEQVLLNLLTNAMRYGAGRPIRVEVTRDAERARLLVADQGVGIPRESQARIFERFERAASRNFGGLGLGLFITRQLVEAHGGTIRVESEPDAGATFIVELPRRQPE from the coding sequence ATGGCCCGCCTGCGTGACAGTCCCGAGGATCCGGCCTGCATCGACGCAGACTTCCGGAAGCAGTCCCGGGTCCTCGAGTCCGTCTTCGCCAGCATCAGCGAAGGGGTGGTGGTGGCGGACGAGCACGGCTACTTCCAGCTCTTCAATCCGATGGCGGAGAGCATCCTCGGTACCGGGATGACGGACGCCCCCCTTCCCCAGTGGCCGGACATCTACGGCTTCTACCTGCCCGACACGCAGACGCCCTACCCCGCCGAGCAACTGCCCATGGCCCGCGCCATCCGGGGTGAGGACGTCAACCAGGCGGAAATCTACATGCGCAGCCCGGCCAGGCCCGCGGGAGCCTGGCTGCTCGTCAGCGCCCGGCCCGTCCGGGACGGGGCCGGCATGCTCCGGGGCGGCGTCTCCGTCTTCAACGACGTCACCCGCTTCAAGCGGGCCCTGGACCGGCTGCGAAAGGGCGAGGAGCAATACCGCTCTCTCTACAGCAGCACGCCGGTGATGATGCACTCCATCGACCGCGAGGGCCGGCTCATCAGCGTGAGCGACTACTGGCTGTCCACGATGGGCTACAAGCGGGAGGAGGTCATCGGCCGCTCCTCGGTGGAGTTCATGACGCCCGAGTCCCGCCGGTACGCGCGTGACGTCGTCCTGCCCGAGTACTTCAGGACGGGCGCGTGCAAGGACGTCCCGTACCGGATGGTGAAGAAGGGCGGTGAGCTCATCGACGTCCTCCTGTCCGCCATCGCGGAGCGCGACACCGGGGGGAATGTCACCCGCTCCCTCGCCGTGCTCATCGACGTGACGGAGCGGAAGCGGGTGGAGGAGGCCCTGCTGGAAAGCGAGAAGCGGCTGCGGGCCATCCTCGACAACGCGCCCACCGTCTTCTTCCTCCTCGACCCCCGCGAGCGCTACATCTTCGTGAACCGCCAGTGGGAGCGCCTCTTCCACCGCACGCGGCAGGAGGTCGCCGGGAAGAGCGCGTACGACGTCTTCGGGAAGGCGCTCGCCGAACCGCTGCACCAGACGAACCAGGAAGTCATCCAGACCGGCGAGTCGCTGGTCCGCGAGGAGCGCATCCCCCAGGACGATGGGCTCCACACCTTCCTCACGCAGAAGTTCCCCCTCATCGACTCCTCGGGCCACCTGTACGCGCTGTGCGGCATCTCCACCGACATCACCGAGCGCAAGCAGGCGGAGGTGGCGCAGCGCTTCCTCGCCGAGGCCAGCCGCGAGCTGGTGACGTCGCTCGACGTGGCCGCCACGCTCCAGCGCGTCACCGAACTGGCGGTGCCCACGCTCGCGGACCTCTGTGTCGTCTTCATGCCGGGCGAGGACGCGTCGCTGCGGCCCGTGGCCATCGCCGACAGCTCGCCCGAGCTGGCCCTCCAGGTGCGTGAGTTCCTCCAACTCCACCCTCCGGCCCCGGACGCCGCCCGGGGCCCCTCGTGGGTGATGTCCACCGGCCGCTCGGAGGCGTCGCGCGAGTCGCGGGGCATGCTGTCGCCGGAGGCGCTGGAGGCGCCCCGCTGGCTGGCGCTGCGTCCGCTCCAGGACCGGCCGTCCCTCAGCGTGCCGCTCCGGGCGCGAGGCCGCATCCTGGGCGTGCTGTCGCTGGTCTCCGCGCAGTCGGACCTCGCGGATGCGCTGCCGGAGCTGTCGCTGGTGGAGGAGCTGGGACGCCGGGCGGCCTTCGCCATCGACAATGCCCAGCTCTACACCAAGGCCCAGGAGTCCATCCGCACGCGTGACGAGTTCCTCTCCATCGCCTCGCACGAGCTGAAGACGCCGCTGACCTCCATGAAGCTGCGCGCCCAGCAGATGGAGCGGACGCTCTCGCGCCCCCATGACGGCCCCCAGCTCGCGCTCAAGGTCTCCGGCATGCTGGAGGTCTTCGACGAGCAACTGAAGCGGCTGACGCACCTGGTGGAGCACCTGCTCGACGTGTCCCGCATCGACGACAGCCGGATTGCCCTGCGTCTGGAGGAGCTGGACTTGTCCGAGCTGGCACGCGGCGTGGTGGCGCACGTGCGCGAGCAATTGAAGCGGACGGACTGCGCGCTCACGCTGGTGGCCGGCGAGCCGGTGGTGGGGTGGTGGGACCGGCTCCGGCTGGAGCAGGTGCTGCTGAACCTCCTGACGAACGCGATGAGGTACGGCGCGGGCCGGCCCATCCGAGTGGAGGTGACGCGCGACGCGGAGCGGGCACGGCTGCTCGTCGCGGACCAGGGCGTGGGAATCCCCCGCGAGTCCCAGGCGCGCATCTTCGAGCGCTTCGAGCGCGCCGCCTCCCGCAACTTCGGCGGGCTCGGGCTGGGGCTCTTCATCACCCGGCAGCTCGTGGAGGCCCACGGCGGGACGATTCGCGTGGAGAGCGAGCCGGACGCGGGCGCGACGTTCATCGTCGAGCTGCCCCGGCGGCAGCCCGAGTAG
- a CDS encoding ceramidase, translating to MSSSTVGFWGPSTSTVDWCETNYQHLFHVGELFNSASSLVLVLVGLLGIVLHRHVLERRFLLAFGLLSVVGVGSTAFHATLLREFQMLDELPMLYLAIVIVYILLEDRPQRRFGNWLPLLLVGHAVLVTYLTAFTRGTAQFFLFQVSFASLEFYALGRTYFLQRRSPDAKVKRLFRLGIAAYALAIVLWLSDIQFCPTLNGTLPAHGFPNPQFHAWWHVLVSCGFYALLLVIAHDRLATLGRQPRLASAAGGIPRVQGLSHIPGVKETRTATAH from the coding sequence ATGTCGTCATCCACGGTGGGCTTCTGGGGCCCGAGCACCTCGACGGTGGACTGGTGCGAGACGAACTACCAGCACCTCTTCCACGTCGGTGAGCTGTTCAACTCCGCCTCCAGCCTGGTGCTGGTGCTCGTGGGCCTGCTCGGCATCGTCCTCCACCGCCACGTGCTGGAGCGCCGCTTCCTCCTCGCCTTCGGGCTGCTCTCCGTCGTCGGCGTGGGCAGCACCGCCTTCCACGCGACGCTGCTGCGCGAGTTCCAGATGCTCGACGAATTGCCGATGCTCTACCTGGCCATCGTCATCGTCTACATCCTGCTGGAGGACCGGCCCCAGCGGCGCTTCGGGAACTGGCTCCCGCTGCTGCTCGTGGGACATGCCGTGCTGGTGACGTACCTGACGGCCTTCACGCGCGGCACGGCGCAGTTCTTCCTCTTCCAGGTGAGCTTCGCGTCGCTCGAGTTCTACGCGCTCGGCCGCACGTACTTCCTCCAGCGCCGCAGCCCGGACGCGAAGGTGAAGCGACTGTTCCGGCTCGGCATCGCCGCCTATGCGCTCGCGATTGTCCTCTGGCTGAGCGACATCCAGTTCTGCCCCACCCTCAACGGGACGCTCCCCGCCCACGGCTTCCCCAACCCGCAGTTCCACGCGTGGTGGCACGTGCTCGTCTCGTGCGGCTTCTACGCGCTGCTGCTCGTCATCGCCCATGACCGGCTGGCGACGCTCGGCCGGCAGCCGCGACTGGCCTCCGCCGCCGGGGGGATTCCCCGCGTCCAGGGCCTGTCCCACATACCTGGAGTCAAGGAAACCCGTACAGCCACGGCACACTAA
- a CDS encoding WD40/YVTN/BNR-like repeat-containing protein produces the protein MLKRYRWLIATSTVAVVAVVAVPSGASAYKRWKNRNARTTFAHFLHDPSAGEATPEVLRELAASRGETETEEHEADGDDPMRRQIAARMMWGVPTAEVMEHRARVAHAEAKRWDALLPRPPAPWDWFSAPSGANKAVVSGQSWVNLGPTNANFEYNGTNYNEVDSGRISGIAVHPVDPQVVYLATSGGGLWKTFNFGAATPSWYPVSETLGNLAIGAMDLDPTNPETLYVGAGDFVDTPGGHVVKTQDGGATWGAPARLSGQYPAGSGGMSVKALRIRALKVDPANPNVVLVGTEVGLFRSTDAGASFSLVDLPNSGTVQRAESVWTIVYTGAVNGVSRWALSGTYACSAASLPPEAGYGQLTNTDCAAGNPGDIWTSTNAGATWTSRKGAGTMPTTAVGRITLAAGTPSSAVPPVTVVYAQLGNQDEYNAPTGVGYWRSINSGDNWTAATGTISNRTNAVGGSRDCGTVNVNDQQSWYNAALAVDPGNDNNVLVGGMLCGLRTTNGLAASPTWENVSHWLPSSGYGNVTGGALDYVHADWHRALIVRTATGYVAMAGTDGGLFVSRNLFNATPPQVVWDGQNRGIVTHLSYSVASGDPATGNPYVAYTGLQDNGTRFRDPAAGASSTTFNQVIGGDGFGAAASKDAATGATIYWASVNGEREYCIPTAANSNCNSGSAWLTKDATPRSGCALTDGQPFIMRYALAPASPNANTVLTATDTAVHRVSGTGAWQAISPCLSGYTRLLSASANQDGLYGVSVSGGRFYVTSNCQGTTTSCTWTQSSVLGFDVNGNGTIAPNEQVIYTTQVAFPPTTPAGRSPGDVYVAASAAPITNDNLSVVPDALGHLFITQDRGATWAPLHGNGTGLDLPNVGIDVVRYDPSDLTNNTLYVGTELGVYRSTDAGQTWERFGKGFPLAKVTDMFISRTGSMMRVSTFGRGLWEIYPSATAEKGVNGNGDWNRDQQLDFVDLAAAASRLGTDPSTTAQPYYDWNTDLTGTVNGTDSADLTELLNRIGGRP, from the coding sequence TTGCTCAAGCGTTATCGGTGGCTCATCGCGACCTCCACGGTCGCGGTGGTCGCGGTCGTGGCCGTGCCCTCCGGCGCCAGCGCGTACAAGCGCTGGAAGAATCGGAACGCGCGCACGACGTTCGCCCACTTCCTCCATGACCCGAGCGCGGGCGAGGCCACCCCGGAAGTGCTGCGCGAGCTGGCGGCCTCGCGCGGCGAGACGGAGACCGAGGAGCACGAGGCCGACGGCGACGACCCGATGCGCCGCCAGATTGCAGCGCGGATGATGTGGGGCGTACCCACCGCGGAGGTGATGGAGCACCGCGCGCGCGTGGCCCATGCGGAGGCGAAGCGCTGGGACGCGCTGCTGCCCCGCCCGCCCGCGCCGTGGGACTGGTTCTCGGCGCCGTCCGGTGCAAACAAGGCCGTGGTGTCCGGCCAGTCGTGGGTGAACCTGGGGCCCACCAACGCCAACTTCGAATACAACGGCACCAACTACAACGAGGTGGACTCGGGCCGCATCTCCGGCATCGCCGTCCACCCGGTGGACCCGCAGGTGGTGTACCTGGCCACGAGCGGCGGCGGCCTGTGGAAGACGTTCAACTTCGGCGCGGCCACCCCGTCCTGGTACCCAGTGAGCGAGACGCTGGGCAACCTGGCCATCGGCGCCATGGACCTGGACCCGACGAACCCCGAGACGCTCTACGTGGGCGCGGGTGACTTCGTGGACACGCCGGGCGGCCACGTGGTGAAGACGCAGGACGGCGGCGCCACCTGGGGCGCGCCGGCGCGCCTGTCCGGCCAGTACCCCGCGGGCTCCGGCGGCATGTCCGTCAAGGCGCTGCGCATCCGCGCGCTGAAGGTGGACCCCGCCAACCCCAACGTCGTGCTGGTGGGCACCGAGGTGGGCCTGTTCCGCTCCACCGACGCTGGCGCGAGCTTCAGCCTGGTGGACCTGCCCAACTCGGGCACCGTCCAGCGAGCGGAGAGCGTGTGGACCATCGTCTACACGGGCGCCGTCAACGGCGTGAGCCGCTGGGCCCTGAGCGGCACGTACGCGTGCAGCGCCGCCTCGCTGCCGCCGGAGGCGGGCTACGGCCAGCTGACGAACACGGACTGCGCCGCGGGCAACCCGGGCGACATCTGGACGAGCACCAACGCGGGCGCGACGTGGACCTCACGCAAGGGTGCGGGCACCATGCCCACCACCGCCGTGGGCCGCATCACCCTGGCCGCGGGCACGCCGTCCAGCGCCGTGCCTCCAGTGACGGTGGTGTACGCGCAGCTCGGCAACCAGGACGAGTACAACGCCCCGACGGGCGTGGGGTACTGGCGCTCCATCAACTCGGGTGACAACTGGACGGCCGCCACCGGCACGATTTCCAACCGCACCAACGCCGTGGGCGGCTCCCGGGACTGCGGCACCGTCAACGTGAACGACCAGCAGTCCTGGTACAACGCCGCGCTGGCGGTGGACCCGGGGAACGACAACAACGTCCTCGTGGGCGGCATGCTCTGCGGCCTGCGCACCACCAACGGCCTGGCGGCCTCGCCCACCTGGGAGAACGTCTCCCACTGGCTGCCCAGCAGCGGCTACGGCAACGTGACGGGCGGCGCGCTGGACTACGTGCACGCGGACTGGCACCGGGCGCTCATCGTCCGCACCGCCACCGGGTACGTGGCCATGGCCGGCACGGACGGTGGCCTCTTCGTCTCGCGCAACCTCTTCAACGCCACGCCGCCGCAGGTGGTGTGGGACGGGCAGAATCGCGGCATCGTCACGCACCTGAGCTACTCGGTGGCCTCGGGTGACCCGGCCACGGGCAACCCGTACGTGGCCTACACGGGCCTGCAGGACAACGGCACGCGCTTCCGAGACCCGGCCGCGGGCGCCTCCTCCACCACCTTCAACCAGGTCATCGGCGGTGACGGCTTCGGCGCGGCGGCCTCGAAGGACGCGGCGACGGGCGCCACCATCTACTGGGCGAGCGTCAACGGCGAGCGCGAGTACTGCATCCCCACCGCCGCCAACAGCAACTGCAACTCCGGCTCGGCGTGGCTCACGAAGGACGCCACACCCCGCTCCGGTTGTGCCCTCACCGATGGCCAGCCGTTCATCATGCGCTACGCGCTCGCGCCGGCCAGCCCCAACGCCAACACGGTGCTCACCGCCACCGACACCGCCGTCCACCGGGTGAGTGGCACCGGCGCGTGGCAGGCCATCAGCCCCTGCCTCAGCGGCTACACCCGCCTGCTCTCCGCGTCCGCCAACCAGGACGGCCTGTACGGCGTGTCCGTGAGCGGCGGCCGCTTCTACGTCACCAGCAACTGCCAGGGCACCACCACCAGCTGCACCTGGACGCAGAGCAGCGTGCTGGGCTTCGACGTCAACGGCAACGGCACCATCGCTCCCAACGAGCAGGTCATCTACACGACGCAGGTGGCCTTCCCGCCCACCACGCCGGCGGGAAGGAGTCCTGGCGACGTGTATGTGGCGGCGAGCGCGGCGCCCATCACCAACGACAACCTCTCCGTGGTGCCGGACGCCCTGGGCCACCTCTTCATCACCCAGGACCGCGGCGCGACGTGGGCGCCGCTGCACGGCAACGGCACCGGCCTTGATTTGCCCAACGTGGGCATCGACGTGGTGCGGTACGACCCGTCGGACCTGACCAACAACACGCTCTACGTGGGCACCGAGCTGGGCGTGTACCGCTCCACCGACGCCGGCCAGACGTGGGAGCGCTTCGGCAAGGGCTTCCCACTCGCGAAGGTGACGGACATGTTCATCAGCCGCACCGGCTCGATGATGCGCGTGTCCACCTTCGGGCGCGGCCTGTGGGAAATCTACCCGTCCGCCACCGCCGAGAAGGGCGTCAACGGCAACGGTGACTGGAATCGGGACCAGCAGCTGGACTTCGTGGACCTCGCGGCCGCCGCCAGCCGCCTGGGCACGGACCCGTCCACCACGGCCCAGCCCTACTACGACTGGAACACCGACCTGACCGGCACGGTGAACGGCACCGACTCCGCGGACCTCACCGAGCTGCTCAACCGCATCGGAGGCCGCCCGTGA
- a CDS encoding beta strand repeat-containing protein codes for MSLKNLALVLFTGALILTGCGESKPPEQPVAKRLAFTVQPSPAVAGAAIAPAVKVSVVTAEGAVVPGTQVTVSLSLEANPSGATLTGATPAATAQGVATFSTLALDKAGEGYTLVARAQGLESATSQPFTITAAPVVAHDLAFTQEPGELEAGGTFSPSVRVTVRDAAGNPVPMSMPVTLALGANPEGGTLSGTLTANTTDGVAVFPELSLDKAGEGYTLVASAPGVEPVTSAAFRVKPGKAKSLAFVAQPASAAVDATLAPAVQVRLVDAHGNTATGATDSITVALGTNGSGATLSGTATVAAVAGVATFANLTVDKVGTYTLTASGTSLEGATSSTFDIVGGPATQLAVRVQPSSTAAGVSIAPAVEVTALDAKGNLATGFTGSVVVALAANPTSDTLQGTLTVDAVAGVARFSALSLRKVGTGYTLTATSAGLASITTQPFDVTPGEARVLTFTTQPSLSVVGAAINPPVAVTLRDAFGNTATSSTATLQLSLANNPTGASLTGTVSVSATNGVATFTGVGVDRAGNGYTLSVSAPGITATSIAFNVVPGTPTRLAFGVQPSDVAAGSAITPAVTVRVVDAAGNTVTTATNSITVAIGTNPGVGILNGTKTVSAVNGVATFSGLSITKTGAGYTLTAAATGLTTGTSAAFNVTSGPAASLAFDTNPPNVVTAGVAITPSVKVSVRDSFNNTVTASTASITLSLSANPGGSTLGGTLTVNAVDGVATFPGLTLDKVANNYRFAAASPGLTGNTSALFNVAAGAASKLAFTTQPTNVVAGTPFATSVRVTVQDDFGNTVTTPAVSVGIALGNNPTGATLGGTTPVTTVSGVATFANITVDKLGTGYTLVASGPSLTGATSTAFNVTAGAASRLAFIVQPGNTSAGAAFNPDVQVAVQDAGGNTVTGSTASITLLLGNNPSGATLSGTTVVSAVNGVATFPGVSLARAGTGYTLTASATGLTAGTSAAFNVTAGAANRLVFTVQPSRSSVAVPISPAVQVAVQDGFGNTVTSASDSITVALGNNPSGATLAGTLTVAASGGVASFADLTVSAGGNGYTLTVSAPGLLGATSAAFDAVVAGTRLVYVDPVSAGRIALVRNPASTNTTVVLDLVAREDLTGYSVGMNLPLDTGLVQAGGSLMIPGAALPAGQNPTAAYGKLPATGPLAGLLTTGQSQKAAGEGAVTTDSAIPTGSVLYTVQLAIRPGANSGVVFDGAALGPKFRALLRDRLGTDIVDGSGFAIGRLEVQ; via the coding sequence TTGAGCCTGAAGAACCTGGCGCTCGTGCTGTTCACCGGCGCCCTCATCCTGACGGGCTGCGGCGAATCCAAGCCTCCCGAGCAGCCGGTGGCGAAGCGGCTGGCCTTCACGGTGCAGCCCTCGCCAGCCGTCGCGGGCGCCGCCATCGCCCCCGCGGTGAAGGTGTCCGTCGTCACCGCGGAAGGGGCTGTCGTCCCCGGCACGCAGGTGACGGTGTCGCTGTCGTTGGAGGCCAACCCCTCGGGCGCCACCCTCACCGGCGCCACGCCGGCAGCGACGGCCCAGGGCGTGGCCACCTTCTCCACGCTCGCGCTGGACAAGGCGGGCGAGGGCTACACGCTCGTCGCGCGAGCCCAGGGCCTGGAGTCCGCGACGAGCCAGCCCTTCACCATCACCGCCGCCCCCGTGGTGGCGCATGACCTGGCCTTCACGCAGGAGCCCGGCGAGCTGGAGGCCGGAGGCACCTTCTCCCCGAGCGTGCGCGTGACGGTGCGCGACGCAGCCGGCAACCCGGTGCCCATGAGCATGCCCGTCACGCTGGCGCTGGGCGCCAACCCCGAGGGCGGCACCCTCTCCGGCACGCTCACCGCCAACACCACGGACGGCGTGGCGGTCTTCCCCGAGCTGTCTCTCGACAAGGCCGGTGAGGGCTACACCCTCGTCGCCAGCGCACCGGGCGTGGAGCCCGTCACCAGCGCCGCGTTCCGCGTGAAGCCGGGCAAGGCGAAGTCGCTGGCCTTCGTCGCGCAGCCCGCCTCGGCGGCCGTGGACGCGACGCTCGCCCCGGCGGTACAGGTGCGGCTGGTGGACGCGCACGGCAACACCGCCACCGGCGCCACCGACAGCATCACCGTCGCGCTCGGCACCAACGGCTCCGGCGCCACGCTGTCCGGCACCGCCACCGTGGCGGCCGTGGCGGGTGTGGCCACGTTCGCGAACCTCACCGTGGACAAGGTGGGCACGTACACACTCACCGCGTCTGGCACCTCGCTGGAAGGCGCCACCTCCAGCACCTTCGACATCGTCGGCGGTCCGGCCACGCAGCTCGCCGTCCGCGTGCAGCCCTCGAGCACGGCGGCGGGTGTCAGCATCGCTCCGGCGGTGGAGGTGACAGCGCTCGACGCGAAGGGCAACCTCGCCACCGGCTTCACGGGCTCCGTGGTGGTGGCGCTCGCCGCCAACCCCACCAGTGACACGCTCCAGGGCACCCTCACAGTTGATGCTGTGGCCGGCGTTGCCCGCTTCAGCGCGCTGTCCCTGCGGAAGGTGGGCACGGGCTACACGCTGACGGCCACGTCCGCGGGGCTGGCCTCCATCACCACGCAGCCCTTCGACGTGACGCCGGGCGAGGCCCGGGTGCTCACCTTCACCACGCAGCCCTCGCTGTCGGTGGTGGGCGCCGCCATCAACCCGCCGGTGGCCGTCACGCTGCGCGACGCCTTCGGCAACACGGCGACGTCCAGCACGGCGACGCTCCAACTCTCGCTGGCCAACAACCCCACGGGGGCCTCGCTCACCGGCACGGTGTCGGTGAGCGCCACCAACGGCGTGGCCACCTTCACGGGCGTCGGAGTGGACCGGGCAGGCAACGGCTACACCCTCTCCGTCTCCGCGCCGGGCATCACCGCCACCTCCATCGCGTTCAACGTCGTGCCGGGCACGCCCACGCGGCTCGCCTTCGGCGTGCAGCCCTCGGACGTGGCGGCCGGCAGCGCCATCACCCCGGCGGTGACGGTGCGGGTGGTGGACGCGGCGGGCAACACCGTGACGACGGCGACGAACAGCATCACCGTGGCCATCGGCACCAACCCGGGCGTAGGCATCCTCAACGGGACGAAGACGGTGAGCGCGGTGAATGGCGTGGCCACCTTCTCCGGGCTGTCCATTACCAAGACGGGCGCCGGCTACACCCTCACGGCGGCCGCCACGGGCCTCACCACCGGCACCAGCGCGGCCTTCAACGTGACGTCGGGTCCGGCCGCGTCGCTGGCCTTCGACACGAATCCGCCCAACGTGGTGACTGCGGGCGTGGCCATCACCCCGTCGGTGAAGGTGAGCGTGCGCGACTCCTTCAACAACACCGTGACGGCCTCCACCGCGAGCATCACCCTGTCGCTGTCCGCCAACCCGGGCGGCTCCACTCTCGGCGGCACCCTCACCGTCAATGCGGTGGATGGCGTAGCCACCTTCCCCGGCCTCACGCTGGACAAGGTCGCCAACAACTACCGCTTCGCAGCGGCCTCGCCGGGCCTCACCGGCAACACGTCCGCCCTCTTCAACGTGGCGGCGGGTGCGGCCAGCAAGCTCGCCTTCACCACCCAGCCGACGAACGTCGTGGCGGGCACCCCCTTCGCCACCTCGGTGAGGGTGACGGTGCAGGACGACTTCGGCAACACGGTGACGACACCGGCCGTCTCGGTGGGCATCGCCCTGGGCAACAACCCCACCGGCGCGACGCTGGGTGGCACCACTCCCGTGACGACGGTCAGCGGCGTGGCCACCTTCGCCAACATCACCGTGGACAAGTTGGGCACCGGCTACACGCTGGTGGCCTCGGGGCCGTCCCTGACGGGCGCGACGTCCACCGCGTTCAACGTGACGGCGGGTGCGGCCAGCAGGCTCGCCTTCATCGTCCAGCCAGGCAACACCTCCGCGGGCGCGGCCTTCAACCCGGACGTGCAGGTGGCGGTGCAGGACGCCGGTGGCAACACCGTGACGGGCTCCACCGCGAGCATCACCCTGCTCCTGGGCAACAACCCGTCCGGGGCCACCCTGTCGGGCACCACCGTCGTCAGCGCCGTCAACGGAGTGGCCACCTTCCCGGGCGTGTCGCTGGCCCGCGCGGGTACGGGCTACACGCTCACCGCGAGCGCCACGGGGTTGACGGCCGGCACCAGCGCCGCCTTCAACGTCACGGCGGGCGCGGCGAACCGGCTGGTCTTCACCGTCCAGCCCTCCCGTTCCTCCGTTGCCGTGCCCATCAGCCCGGCGGTGCAGGTGGCGGTGCAGGACGGCTTCGGCAACACCGTCACGAGCGCCTCGGACAGCATCACCGTGGCCCTGGGCAACAACCCGTCCGGCGCCACGCTGGCGGGCACGCTCACCGTGGCCGCCTCCGGTGGCGTCGCCTCCTTCGCCGACCTCACCGTCAGCGCGGGCGGCAACGGCTACACCCTCACCGTGAGCGCACCGGGCCTGCTGGGGGCCACCAGCGCGGCCTTCGACGCGGTGGTGGCGGGCACGCGGCTCGTCTACGTGGACCCCGTGTCCGCGGGACGGATTGCCCTGGTGCGCAACCCGGCCTCCACGAACACCACCGTGGTGCTGGACCTGGTGGCGCGGGAGGACCTCACGGGCTACTCGGTGGGCATGAACCTGCCGCTGGACACGGGCCTCGTGCAGGCCGGTGGCTCGCTGATGATTCCGGGCGCGGCGCTGCCCGCGGGACAGAACCCCACGGCCGCCTACGGCAAGCTGCCGGCGACCGGCCCGCTGGCGGGGCTGCTCACCACCGGTCAGAGCCAGAAGGCCGCGGGTGAGGGCGCGGTGACGACCGACTCGGCCATTCCGACGGGCTCGGTCCTCTACACCGTGCAACTGGCCATCCGGCCCGGTGCCAACTCGGGCGTGGTGTTCGACGGCGCGGCGCTCGGGCCGAAGTTCCGCGCGCTGCTGCGTGACAGGCTCGGCACCGACATCGTGGATGGCAGCGGGTTCGCCATCGGCCGACTCGAGGTCCAGTAG